A single genomic interval of Prionailurus viverrinus isolate Anna chromosome A2, UM_Priviv_1.0, whole genome shotgun sequence harbors:
- the RPL29 gene encoding 60S ribosomal protein L29, whose translation MAKSKNHTTHNQSRKWHRNGIKKPRSQRYESLKGVDPKFLRNMRFAKKHNKKGLKKMQANNAKAMSARAEAIKALVKPKEVKPKIPKGGSRKLNRLAYIAHPKLGKRARARIAKGLRLCRPKAKAKAQTKAQAAAATPAPAPAAAQAQAPKGAQAPTKAPV comes from the exons ATGGCCAAGTCCAAGAACCACACCACGCACAACCAGT CACGGAAATGGCACAGAAATGGCATCAAGAAGCCCCGGTCACAAAGATACGAATCTCTTAAgggg GTAGACCCCAAGTTCCTGAGGAACATGCGCTTTGCCAAGAAGCACAACAAGAAGGGGCTGAAGAAGATGCAGGCCAACAACGCCAAGGCCATGAGTGCACGTGCCGAGGCTATCAAGGCCCTTGTCAAGCCCAAGGAGGTCAAGCCCAAGATCCCAAAGGGTGGCAGCCGCAAGCTCAATCGACTTGCCTACATCGCTCACCCCAAGCTCGGGAAACGTGCTCGTGCCCGCATTGCCAAGGGTCTCAGGCTCTGCCGGCcaaaggccaaggccaaggctcAAACCAAGGCCCAGGCTGCAGCTGCAACTCCTGCTCCAGCTCCTGCTGCAGCTCAGGCTCAGGCTCCCAAAGGTGCCCAGGCCCCCACAAAGGCACCAGTGTAG
- the ABHD14A gene encoding protein ABHD14A isoform X2: protein MSRSQVALLGLGLLLMLLLYVGLPGPPEQTSWLWGGPNVTILAGLTPGNSPIFYREVLPLHRARRVEVVLLHGKAFNSHTWEQLGTLQLLAQRGYRAVALDLPGFGNSAPSKEASTEAGRAELLERVLRDLEVRNAVLVSPSLSGRYALPFLIQGHHQLRGFVPIAPASTQNYTQEQFWAVKTPTLILYGELDRILARESLRQLRHLPNHSVVKLRDAGHACYLHKPQDFHLVLLAFLDHLP from the exons ctgCTGCTCATGCTGCTACTGTACGTGGGGCTGCCAGGCCCCCCTGAGCAGACCTCCTGGCTCTGGGGAGGCCCCAATGTCACAATCCTGGCTGGTCTCACCCCTGGCAACTCCCCCATCTTTTACCGCGAGGTGCTCCCACTCCACCGGGCACGCAG ggtggaggtggtgctgcTCCATGGAAAGGCCTTTAACTCCCACACGTGGGAGCAGCTGGGCACACTGCAGCTGCTGGCGCAGAGGGGCTACCGGGCCGTGGCCCTTGACCTCCCAG GTTTTGGGAACTCAGCACCTTCCAAGGAGGCAAGCACAGAGGCAGGGCGGGCAGAGCTGCTGGAGCGAGTGCTTCGAGACCTGGAGGTGCGGAATGCCGTGTTGGTGAGCCCCTCTCTGAGTGGCCGTTATGCCCTGCCCTTTTTGATCCAAGGCCACCACCAGCTGCGTGGATTCGTGCCCATCGCACCCGCCTCCACCCAGAACTACACCCAGGAACAATTCTGGGCCGTGAAG ACCCCGACTCTCATCCTGTATGGGGAGCTGGACCGCATCCTGGCTCGGGAGTCACTGCGGCAGCTCCGTCACCTGCCCAACCACTCCGTGGTGAAGCTGCGTGATGCAGGCCACGCCTGCTACCTCCACAAGCCTCAAGACTTCCACCTTGTCCTCCTTGCCTTCCTTGACCACCTGCCTTGA
- the ACY1 gene encoding aminoacylase-1 isoform X3, translating to MASEGLEGEHPSVTLFRQYLRIRTVQPEPDYGAAVAFLEKRAHQLGLSCQKVEVAPGRVVTVLTWPGTNPRLSSLLLNSHTDVVPVFKEHWSHDPFEAFKDAEGYIYARGTQDMKCVSIQYLEAVRRLKAEGHHFPRTIHMTFVPDEEVGGHQGMELFVQRPEFQALRAGFALDEGLANPADAFTVFYSERSPWWVRVTSIGKPGHGSRFIEDTAAEKLHKVVSSILAFREKERQRLQSNPHLKEGAVTSVNLTKLEGGVACNVVPATMSASFDFRVAPDVDLKAFEEQLQGWCQAAGEGVTFEFIQKWTESRVTSTNDSDPWWAAFSGVFKDMNLTLEPEIFPAATDSRYLRAVGVPALGFSPMNCTPVLLHDHDERLHEAVFLRGVDIYTRLLPALASVPALPSES from the exons ATGGCCAGCGAGGGTCTCGAGGGCGAGCACCCGTCCGTGACACTCTTCCGTCAGTACCTGCGCATCCGCACCGTCCAGCCGGAACCCGACTACG gggCTGCCGTGGCCTTCCTTGAGAAGAGAGCCCACCAGCTGGGCCTGAGCTGTCAGAAAGTAGAG GTGGCACCAGGCCGTGTGGTGACCGTGCTGACGTGGCCAGGCACCAACCCCAGACTCTCCTCCCTTTTACTCAACTCCCACACGGATGTGGTGCCTGTCTTCAAG GAACACTGGAGTCATGACCCCTTTGAGGCCTTCAAGGATGCCGAGGGCTACATCTATGCCAGGGGCACCCAGGACATGAAGTGTGTCAGCATCCA GTACCTGGAGGCTGTGAGGAGGCTGAAGGCTGAGGGCCACCATTTCCCCAGAACCATCCACATGACCTTTGTGCCAG ATGAGGAGGTTGGGGGTCACCAAGGCATGGAGCTGTTTGTGCAGCGGCCCGAGTTCCAGGCTCTTAGGGCTGGCTTTGCCCTCGATGAGG GCCTGGCCAACCCTGCCGATGCCTTCACTGTCTTTTATAGTGAGCGGAGCCCCTGGT GGGTGCGGGTCACAAGCATCGGGAAGCCGGGTCACGGTTCACGCTTCATTGAGGACACAGCAGCAGAGAAGCTG CACAAGGTCGTGAGCTCAATCCTGGCTTTCcgggagaaggagaggcagag GCTGCAGTCAAACCCCCACCTGAAGGAGGGGGCTGTGACTTCTGTGAACCTGACTAAGCTAGAGGGCGGCGTGGCCTGCAATGTGGTACCTGCTACTATGAGCGCCAGTTTTGACTTCCGTGTGGCACCGGATGTAGACCTGAAG GCTTTCGAGGAGCAGCTGCAGGGCTGGTGCCAGGCAGCCGGCGAGGGAGTCACCTTCGAGTTTATTCAG aagtGGACAGAGTCCCGAGTGACATCTACTAATGACTCAGATCCCTGGTGGGCAGCATTCAGTGGGGTCTTCAAGGACAT GAACCTCACTCTGGAGCCGGAGATCTTCCCAGCTGCCACCGATAGCCGTTATCTCCGTGCG GTGGGGGTCCCAGCTCTGGGCTTCTCACCCATGAACTGCACACCCGTGCTGCTGCATGACCACGATGAGCGTCTGCATGAGGCTGTGTTCCTCCGTGGGGTTGACATATACACACGGTTGCTGCCTGCTCTGGCCAGCGTGCCTGCCCTGCCCAGTGAGAGCTGA